A stretch of DNA from Nonlabens ponticola:
TACGGGCCTATTATGGTAGAGCCTAGTAGTAAAGTCTTTCATTATGGGCAAGCTATTTTTGAAGGTATGAAAGCCTTTAAAGATGCTCAAGGCAACGTGCATCTATTTAGACCAGAAGATAATTGGATACGTTTTAATGAAAGCGCCAAGCGTCTTGCAATGCCTACCGTACCAGAAGAAATCTTCATGGATGGCCTCAAGAAACTTGTAGATCTAGATCGTGAATGGGTACGACAAGGTGATGGCGTGTCGCTATACTTGAGACCTTTTATGATTGCCAGTGAGAATGGAGTTGCCGCAGCACCATCGACTGAGTATAAATTCATGATTGTTATGTCACCAGCAAGAGCTTATTATAGAGGCGATGTTAGGGTCATCATAGCTTCTCAATTCTCTCGCGCTGCTGATGGTGGTGTAGGTTATGCCAAAGCCGCTGGAAATTATGCCGCGAGTTTTTATCCTAACAATCTCGCGCTGGAAGAAGGTTACCAGCAAATCATATGGACAGACGCTGCAACTCATGAGTATCTTGAAGAAGCTGGTACCATGAACATTTTTGTACGCATAGGTGATAAGCTATTGACCTCACCACACAATGATAGGATTCTCAATGGTGTGACGCGCCGCAGTGTCATACAGCTGGCTAAGGATCATAACATTGATGTAGAAGAGCGTAGAGTAAGTGTCAAAGAAATGAATGAAGCCGCTGCTAACGGTGAACTTAAAGAAATTTTTGGAACAGGAACAGCCGCTGTGATCGTGCCAGTATTAGGTTACAAGCATGAAGACTTTGTGCATGACTTGCCTGCCGTGGACGACAGCTATGCTACATTATTTAAACAAAAACTGAGTGACATACATTACAATCGCGTTAATGATGAGCATGAGTGGCTTGTAAAAATCTAAGAAACTTAAAAGCCTCGATAAGAGGCTTTTTTTATGCTTGATTGTTGCAGGTAGGCTATTTTTAACCTTGCTTTCGCGAAAGCGGAACAAACCACCCACTATTTTTACACTTCATGGAATTTAAGATAGAGTCAGACTTTCAACCTACTGGTGATCAACCGGCAGCCATCAAGAAGTTGGTAAAGGGAATTGAGAATCAGGATCGATACCAGACGCTGCTGGGTGTGACTGGTAGTGGTAAGACGTTTACCATGGCAAACGTGGTCGAGAGTGTACAGAAGCCAACACTGGTATTATGTCACAATAAAACACTGGCTGCTCAATTATACAGCGAGTTCAAATCGTTCTTTCCTGAGAATGCGGTTGAATATTTTGTTTCCTATTATGATTATTATCAGCCAGAAGCATTTATACCAACTAGCAGCACGTATATAGAGAAGGATCTTTCTATCAATGAAGAGATCGAGAAGATGCGATTGAGCACAACTTCTTCTCTACTTTCTGGACGTCGTGACATCATTGTCGTAGCATCAGTTTCTTGTTTGTACGGTATAGGGAATCCTATTGAATTCCAAAAAAACGTGGTGCGTCTGGCCAAAGATCAAGTTATAGCTCGAACGGACTTGCTCAAGCAATTGGTTCAAAGTCTTTACTCTCGCACAACAGCAGAGTTCGGCCGTGGAAACTTCCGCATCAAAGGCGATACGATTGATGTATTTCCTAGCTATGCAGATACGGCGTTTAGAATACACTTTTTTGGTGATGAGATTGAGGAAATCGAGCGTTTTAATCCTACGGACGGTCGCGTGATTGAAAAGTACGAGCAAATCACAATCTATCCGGCAAACATGTTTGTAACATCACCAGACAGATTGCAAAATGCGATCCACTCGATTCAAGAAGACCTTGTCAAACAGGTGGAATATTTCAAAGAAATAGGCAAGCCTCTTGAAGCTAAACGTATTGAAGAACGTACGGAGTTTGATCTAGAAATGATACGTGAACTAGGCTATTGTAGCGGTATTGAGAACTACAGTAGATACCTGGATGGTAGAATGCCTGGCACGAGACCATTTTGTTTGCTGGACTACTTTCCAGATGATTTCTTGATGGTCATCGATGAGAGCCATGTGAGCGTTCCACAAGTGGGCGCTATGTATGGTGGCGATAGGTCTAGAAAAGTTAATCTGGTAGATTACGGCTTTAGATTGCCAGCCGCCATGGACAATCGTCCACTCAAGTTTGAAGAGTTTGAAGCCTTGCAAAACCAGGTAGTTTACGTGAGCGCCACACCGGCAGACTATGAGCTGGAGAAAAGTGAAGGTGTTGTGGTTGAGCAGATTATAAGACCAACAGGATTGCTGGATCCCATTATCGAAGTAAGACCTAGTCAAAATCAAATTGACGACCTGGTTGAAGAAATACGCGTGCGAGAAGAGCGCGATGAACGTGTCTTGATTACGACGCTTACCAAGCGTATGGCAGAAGAGCTTACCAAATACCTTACTCGCATCAACGTGCGCTGTAGATATATTCACAGTGATGTTGATACCCTTGAACGGGTAGAGATCATGAGTGACTTGAGACGTGGTTTATTTGATGTGCTAATAGGAGTTAATTTATTGCGTGAAGGTCTTGACCTACCTGAGGTTTCTCTTGTAGCGATTCTAGATGCTGATAAAGAAGGTTTCTTGCGCAACAATCGATCGCTCACGCAAACCATAGGACGTGCCGCACGTAACGTTAACGGACTTGCCATTTTATATGCTGACAAGATCACAGAAAGTATGCAAAAGACAATCGACGAGACAGAATATCGTCGATCAAAACAAATTGCTTACAATGAGGAACATGGACTGACGCCTACTGCGATTAAAAAGAGTCTAGATAGCGCACTTGCCGGAAAAACCAAAGCCGTATACGCCATAGAGGAAACGCTCAATCTCGCTGCCGCAGAAGAAGAAGCTAGCTATATGAGTGTAGGCGATCTTGAGAAGAAAATACGCAGTACTCGCAAAAAAATGGAGACTGCGGCTAAAGAATTGGACTTTATGGAAGCGGCACGTTTACGCGACCAAATCAAGATGTTTCAAGAGAAATTAGCTGCTGAAAAAGCCAATTAATTCTTAATTCATTGGACGATTATTTTATTGCTTTCAACGTTTATTTAAGACCACCTACCACTTGAAACGTTTAACTGCTTAATTGCAGGTAGCACAAGGCTTTACGCCAGTTTTCCACTGTTATGTTTTCTATTTTTACAGACTATTTCAATAGAAATTTCTGAAAATGAAACATTTATATTCTACTCTACTTATTTGTTTAATCGGGTCTTTTGCCACTGCACAAGTCGGTCTAAATACCATCACACCTACAGCAGACCTTGAGATTGTCTCAAAAGCCTCACTTGAAGCTGGTGAATACAATGGTGTTATCTTACCTCGAGTTACAGCGCTTCCTGTGTCTGGCGATGCTACTTTTCCTACCGCTAATCAGCGAGGATTGATGCTTTACCTAGATACTACCGATGGTACCGAAGGTATTTATATGTTTGATGGAACTCAGTACATCAAGCAGGAGAACGCAGCACCTAGCAGTGCTTTTTATAACGATGGATCGACAGATTTCGCTACCACAGTAGATGCTGAAGCATTTAGAACTGGAAGAACCAGATTTGGTAGAGATAGTTCAACCGCAGCCATAGTAACTATTGAAAATGAAACTGGTGCTAGCCAAGATCGCACCACATTGAGCGTGACTAATAGGCATACAAGCTCTGTAGGCAACAGTTTTGGTATTAGTATCAACAATACGGCTTCAAGTGACAATAAAGTAGGTATTCTTAACAATGTTTCTTTATCTGGTGACGGCGTACATACTGGAATTGAGAATATTGTTGCAGTAAGAGACGATAATGCTCCAGAAGTTGAAAATTATGGTTTAAAATCTGTGGTAGGTGATGCTGCAAGTACAGGAACTATTTATGGGGTTTACAGCGAAGTAAATAGTGATGCGGCTGCCACGGCTTATTCAGGTTATTTTGTCGGTTCAAAATTCGGTATCCGACAAGATAATACAGCTTCATCTGCAGGATATGATTTAACTACAGATACTGGTACCGCTGGTCAAGTTCTAACAACTGATGGAGCTGGTCAAGCTACGTGGGCTGATGCCAATACTCCTGCCACTATTTATGTGAAGGCTACAGGTTCGCAATCATCGCTTTCCAACCCAAATCAAAATAATAGTATGGATGATTGGAACGATTTAATCTACGCGACTGAAGTTGTCGATGATGGTTCTGGTTACGATAATAATACTGGTATCTTCACGGCGCCTGTTGATGGAATATATCAAGTCAATTCCATGTACGTTATTACAAGTGCAAATGCCACTGTAGATCAATTCGGTATCGGCATCCAGGTAGATCCTGATGGTGTTGGAGGTCCTTCTGATTTTGATTTTGTTCTGATTAGCGAACCAAATCATAACGGTAATGGTGAGGTGTATAGAAATTTACACACTACTGTCAAACTTGATGCAGGTGCTAGATTGAAAGTGCAACTCAAAATGCCAGATAATTACGGCTCAGTCAATCTGAATACTTTTGAAGGGAAAAATCAAATTACGATTGCAAAACTTTAATAGGCTTTTTTAAATATTACAAAAAATCCCAGCCTATCGGCTGGGATTTTTTTTGCTTAGAGCTCATCCAATCTTCTATACCATTATTTAAGCGAAATCATACGCTTAGGCTGTGGTAAAGCTTCTTCTTTTTTGGGAAGAGCTACCTTCAAGATACCATCTTCATAGTTTGCGTCGATCTTATCCTGATTAACCGTTTCTGGCAAATTGAAGCTTCGCTTAAAAGATTTCTTTACAAACTCCTGGCGAGTAAACTGCTCAGTAGCTTCCTTTTCTTCAGTCTCTACCTCTGCATAGATGCTCAATACGTCTTGATCGATCTCAATGCTCACTTCATCCTTGCTAAAGCCCGGTATCACCATTTCTAGTGCGAAGTGATCATCACCTTCAGCAATGTTTACTGCTGGTTGGCTCGCTCTTACCGCGCTACCGCCTGCATAGTCGTTATTAAACATATCATCAATCAATGATGGTAACCAATTGTTTGCTGTTCTATGTGCTAATTTCATAATATCAATTTTTAAATTATGATTAGCTACAGTCAATTCAAGTACCAAAACAAAAAAGCGACACAATGTCGCTTTTTGTCCTGAATAAAATGTCAACTTGTCTTAGTTGCTCGTTTGCGTATGTATAGAAAGTAGCTCCGTAGGTGGTATATCTCCATGTGGATACTGTTTCATTTTAGCCAATAGCATAGCCACCGTACTTTGTCTTATCCCATATTTAAGAGCCACCTCGTGTAAAAACTGAAGCTCTCCATCGTCCACAACACCATCAATATGCATCATGAGCATCAGTCGATGAAAATGAACGATGCGCTGTGTGAATGACTTAGGCGGTGAAATTTTACCCGTTTCGGGATGCTCAATCATTTGTAAGACCTGATCATCATCAATTCCCAATCGTTTACCCAAGGCTTTGATGAATTCTATTTCCTCTTTCTTTAAGTGAGCGTCGGCATGAGCCATTTTAATGAGCTCAACAAGTATGTCTTCTTTCTCTTTTTCAGTATAATTCATCACAGCTGCTCTTTTTGTGAAAATACACAATACTTAGGAAATCGTTAACCATCGAGGTTGTGGCTCTAGCTTACTTTTAACATATGAAGAAAATCTTTTTCCGCGTACGCTCCTTTTTCAACATCATCACCAGCAGCATCGCCTTCTACCCTACTTTCTATGCGGTGACTGCGGTTATTTTAGGTATCGTGATGAAATTTGCAGAGCAGTCCGGTATCTCAAAATATCTTTCTGACCACGCACCATGGCTAGTAGTAAGCGATGCAGATACCGTTAGGAACATTTTAAGTACACTTATCGCCAGTGGATTGAGCATGCTGGTATTTTCATTCTCAATGGTAATGCTTTTATTATCACAGGCGGCAAATAATTACTCGCCACGCGTTCTTCCCAGTCTTATCGCTAATAGAAGACACCAGACGATCCTGGGAACATTTCTAGCGATGATTTTATACAACATGATTACTATACTGGGTATTGAATCCAAGTCTGATGGATATACCATGCCAGCATTGTCGGTATTTATAGGCGTATTATCGGCGGTTATCGCACTAGCTGCCTTTGTCTATTTTATTCATAGTATCTCTACAAGTATTCAAATTAATCAAATCCTCAAAAAGATTTATAACGTTACTAACGAGCGACTTCAAGAAGTGGTTGATGATTCGGAGGCAAAGAATGATTGGCCAGATACTGATGATTGGAATATTTATAATTCAAAACAAAA
This window harbors:
- a CDS encoding Hsp20/alpha crystallin family protein, yielding MKLAHRTANNWLPSLIDDMFNNDYAGGSAVRASQPAVNIAEGDDHFALEMVIPGFSKDEVSIEIDQDVLSIYAEVETEEKEATEQFTRQEFVKKSFKRSFNLPETVNQDKIDANYEDGILKVALPKKEEALPQPKRMISLK
- a CDS encoding tellurite resistance TerB family protein; amino-acid sequence: MMNYTEKEKEDILVELIKMAHADAHLKKEEIEFIKALGKRLGIDDDQVLQMIEHPETGKISPPKSFTQRIVHFHRLMLMMHIDGVVDDGELQFLHEVALKYGIRQSTVAMLLAKMKQYPHGDIPPTELLSIHTQTSN
- a CDS encoding branched-chain amino acid aminotransferase, with amino-acid sequence MTSTHDIVVDQVQESRVGTTNFDNLIFGKTFTDHMLECTWRDGKWETAHIKPYGPIMVEPSSKVFHYGQAIFEGMKAFKDAQGNVHLFRPEDNWIRFNESAKRLAMPTVPEEIFMDGLKKLVDLDREWVRQGDGVSLYLRPFMIASENGVAAAPSTEYKFMIVMSPARAYYRGDVRVIIASQFSRAADGGVGYAKAAGNYAASFYPNNLALEEGYQQIIWTDAATHEYLEEAGTMNIFVRIGDKLLTSPHNDRILNGVTRRSVIQLAKDHNIDVEERRVSVKEMNEAAANGELKEIFGTGTAAVIVPVLGYKHEDFVHDLPAVDDSYATLFKQKLSDIHYNRVNDEHEWLVKI
- the uvrB gene encoding excinuclease ABC subunit UvrB gives rise to the protein MEFKIESDFQPTGDQPAAIKKLVKGIENQDRYQTLLGVTGSGKTFTMANVVESVQKPTLVLCHNKTLAAQLYSEFKSFFPENAVEYFVSYYDYYQPEAFIPTSSTYIEKDLSINEEIEKMRLSTTSSLLSGRRDIIVVASVSCLYGIGNPIEFQKNVVRLAKDQVIARTDLLKQLVQSLYSRTTAEFGRGNFRIKGDTIDVFPSYADTAFRIHFFGDEIEEIERFNPTDGRVIEKYEQITIYPANMFVTSPDRLQNAIHSIQEDLVKQVEYFKEIGKPLEAKRIEERTEFDLEMIRELGYCSGIENYSRYLDGRMPGTRPFCLLDYFPDDFLMVIDESHVSVPQVGAMYGGDRSRKVNLVDYGFRLPAAMDNRPLKFEEFEALQNQVVYVSATPADYELEKSEGVVVEQIIRPTGLLDPIIEVRPSQNQIDDLVEEIRVREERDERVLITTLTKRMAEELTKYLTRINVRCRYIHSDVDTLERVEIMSDLRRGLFDVLIGVNLLREGLDLPEVSLVAILDADKEGFLRNNRSLTQTIGRAARNVNGLAILYADKITESMQKTIDETEYRRSKQIAYNEEHGLTPTAIKKSLDSALAGKTKAVYAIEETLNLAAAEEEASYMSVGDLEKKIRSTRKKMETAAKELDFMEAARLRDQIKMFQEKLAAEKAN